AAAAGGGCTGACAGCCATATTTCTTCTCGTAGCGTGGGCCCTTCTTTTGAAGTAAGTTTTTAAACCATAAAAGGCCCTGATACGTTTTTTGCAGTGCGTTCAAAGTTATCCTTTTCGAACAAATCATTCTCCTTTTTGGACAAATGCCCCCATTTAAGCTGCTCTAGTTTTGTCCCGTAATCCTAAAACAAACGGTGATGAAAACTTTTAGAGCATTGACAATTGCAGGCCTGGTTTGGTTCTTAGGCGTTCTGGCCTATTCCCTTTCCTTTTATCTGCCGATACTGGAAAATGTGGAACAACAGGCCAATTTGACACTCTTTTTTGCCGTAGTACCCTTGGTCTGGTTTGGAGCTTGGCTGTACTACAGAAAAGGGGTCCAAACCCATGGATTGGTAATGGGACTGGTCTTTTTTGCCATGGCCGCCCT
The sequence above is a segment of the Muricauda sp. SCSIO 64092 genome. Coding sequences within it:
- a CDS encoding DUF5367 family protein, producing MKTFRALTIAGLVWFLGVLAYSLSFYLPILENVEQQANLTLFFAVVPLVWFGAWLYYRKGVQTHGLVMGLVFFAMAALLDALITVPVLIIPNGGSYYDFFTDPGFWVIGAEFIGTTLVYWNFMVRQRTKELI